The following proteins come from a genomic window of Halorussus halophilus:
- a CDS encoding DUF7521 family protein: MVGIVFSGVALAQDGLRVLDQPAEAYIFVGALLVTLLGAYISYQAYRGYRRNQSRPMLFLAVGIILITGVPSVITTLLVNLGVQNADLRYLLGLTSELLGLLSILYAIKYA; encoded by the coding sequence ATGGTCGGAATCGTCTTCTCTGGAGTCGCGCTCGCCCAAGACGGACTGCGCGTCCTCGACCAACCCGCGGAGGCGTACATCTTCGTCGGCGCGCTGTTGGTCACGCTCCTCGGCGCGTACATCAGCTATCAAGCGTATCGCGGCTACCGGCGCAACCAGAGCCGTCCGATGCTGTTTCTCGCCGTCGGCATCATTCTCATCACTGGCGTCCCCTCGGTCATCACGACCCTACTCGTCAATTTGGGCGTTCAGAACGCCGACCTGCGCTACCTGCTCGGACTGACGAGCGAACTGCTCGGCCTGCTCTCGATTCTGTACGCCATCAAGTACGCGTGA
- a CDS encoding DoxX family protein, whose product MSDGDAARQATASTTFRLARALFGGLLAFMALDNLRNLEGRIQYADAKGVPEAERAVPAATGSLLFGGIGIALWKLPTLAAGAVATFLAGVTPTMHDFWNEEEPQQEQIQFLKNAALLGSALAFLKIGREE is encoded by the coding sequence ATGTCTGACGGCGACGCAGCACGACAAGCGACTGCTTCGACGACGTTCCGCCTCGCACGAGCGCTGTTCGGCGGCCTGCTGGCGTTCATGGCGCTCGACAACCTCCGGAACTTGGAGGGTCGAATCCAGTACGCCGACGCGAAGGGCGTGCCCGAGGCCGAACGCGCCGTTCCGGCAGCCACCGGGTCGCTGCTGTTCGGCGGCATCGGCATCGCGCTGTGGAAACTCCCGACGCTCGCGGCGGGTGCGGTGGCGACCTTCCTCGCTGGCGTGACTCCGACGATGCACGACTTCTGGAACGAGGAGGAACCACAGCAAGAACAGATTCAGTTCCTGAAGAACGCCGCCCTGCTCGGTTCGGCGCTCGCCTTCCTGAAAATCGGCCGCGAAGAGTAG
- a CDS encoding beta-CASP ribonuclease aCPSF1 translates to MSKVDQQLEDLRTEIKSELPSDISVSDVKYEGPELVVYTRDPKKFARNGDLIRKLASQLRKRITVRPDPDVLSRPDDAREDVLEVIPEEAGVTDLDFHVDTGEVVIEAEKPGMVIGKHGSTLREITQQVGWTPEVVRTPPIESSTVSNVRNFLKQERDDRRNILEKVGRQIHREEMSNEEYVRVTTLGCCREVGRASFILSTPETRILIDCGDKPGAEGEVPYLQVEEALGAGANTIDAVVLTHAHLDHSALLPLLFKYGYDGPIYTTEPSRDLMGLLQLDYLDVAAKEGRAPPYESEMVREAIKHTIPLEYGDVTDIAPDVKLTFHNAGHILGSAVTHFHIGDGLYNVAFSGDIHYEDTRLFNGAVNDFPRVETLILESTYGGRNDYQTDQADSERNLKKVINETYEKGGKVVIPAFAVGRSQELMLVLEEAMRKGDIPSMPVHLDGMIWEATAIHTTYPEYLRDDLRDRIFHDDENPFLAEEFNHIDGGEEERQDVADGDQAIILSTSGMVTGGPIMSWLEHIGPDPDSTMVFVGYQAQGTLGRRIQNGWDEIPMGGQGGGRNNTLKLELDVETVDGFSGHADRQGLMNFVKTMNPRPEKVLCVHGDESSVQDLSSSLYHEFNMRTFAPKNLETFRFK, encoded by the coding sequence ATGAGTAAAGTAGACCAGCAACTCGAGGACCTGCGAACAGAGATCAAGAGCGAGTTACCGAGCGACATCTCGGTGTCGGACGTAAAGTACGAAGGCCCGGAACTGGTCGTCTACACGCGCGACCCCAAGAAGTTCGCGCGCAACGGCGACCTCATCCGCAAGTTGGCGAGCCAACTTCGCAAACGAATCACGGTTCGACCGGACCCGGACGTTCTCTCGCGGCCCGACGATGCTCGTGAGGATGTCTTGGAGGTCATCCCCGAAGAGGCGGGCGTCACCGACCTCGACTTCCACGTCGATACCGGTGAAGTCGTCATCGAAGCCGAGAAACCAGGGATGGTCATCGGCAAGCACGGTTCGACGCTCCGCGAGATAACCCAACAGGTCGGCTGGACGCCCGAAGTCGTCCGCACGCCGCCCATCGAGTCCTCCACGGTCTCGAACGTTCGGAACTTCCTGAAACAGGAACGCGACGACCGGCGGAACATCTTGGAGAAGGTGGGTCGCCAGATTCACCGCGAAGAGATGTCCAACGAGGAGTACGTCCGCGTGACGACGCTCGGTTGCTGCCGGGAGGTCGGTCGCGCCTCGTTCATCCTCTCGACGCCCGAGACGCGCATCCTCATCGACTGTGGCGACAAGCCCGGCGCGGAGGGCGAAGTGCCGTACCTCCAAGTCGAGGAGGCGCTCGGTGCGGGTGCCAACACCATCGACGCGGTGGTGCTGACACACGCCCACCTCGACCACTCCGCGCTCCTTCCTCTACTCTTCAAGTACGGCTACGACGGCCCGATTTACACGACGGAACCGTCACGGGACTTGATGGGCCTGCTCCAACTGGACTATCTCGACGTGGCCGCCAAGGAAGGCCGCGCGCCGCCATACGAGTCCGAGATGGTTCGGGAAGCTATCAAACACACCATCCCGCTCGAATACGGCGACGTGACGGACATCGCGCCGGACGTGAAACTCACGTTCCACAACGCGGGCCACATCCTCGGCTCTGCGGTCACGCACTTCCACATCGGCGACGGCCTCTACAACGTCGCGTTCTCGGGTGACATCCACTACGAGGACACCCGCCTGTTCAACGGCGCGGTCAACGACTTCCCGCGCGTCGAGACGCTGATTCTGGAATCGACCTACGGTGGTCGCAACGACTACCAGACCGACCAAGCAGATTCCGAGCGCAACCTGAAGAAGGTCATCAACGAGACCTACGAGAAGGGTGGCAAAGTCGTCATCCCGGCGTTCGCGGTCGGTCGCTCTCAGGAACTTATGCTCGTCCTCGAAGAGGCGATGCGCAAGGGCGACATTCCGTCGATGCCAGTCCACCTCGACGGGATGATTTGGGAGGCGACGGCGATTCACACGACGTATCCCGAGTACCTGCGCGACGACCTGCGCGACCGCATCTTCCACGACGACGAGAACCCGTTCCTCGCCGAAGAGTTCAACCACATCGACGGCGGCGAGGAAGAACGCCAAGACGTGGCGGACGGCGACCAAGCCATCATCCTCTCGACCTCCGGTATGGTTACTGGCGGCCCCATAATGTCGTGGCTGGAACACATCGGCCCGGACCCGGACAGCACGATGGTCTTCGTCGGCTATCAGGCCCAAGGGACGCTCGGCCGACGCATCCAGAACGGCTGGGACGAGATTCCGATGGGCGGCCAAGGCGGCGGCCGAAACAACACCCTGAAACTCGAACTTGACGTGGAGACGGTCGATGGCTTCTCCGGCCACGCCGACCGACAGGGGCTGATGAACTTCGTGAAGACGATGAACCCGCGCCCGGAGAAAGTGCTGTGCGTCCACGGCGACGAGTCGAGCGTGCAGGACTTGTCGTCGTCGCTCTACCACGAGTTCAACATGCGCACCTTCGCGCCGAAGAACTTGGAGACGTTCCGGTTCAAATAG
- a CDS encoding M48 family metallopeptidase translates to MAGSSVTTGVLFVGAFAVLPAPLFYAVGALLRRNRRTATTQATGIRKARRFGYGLVLVSALTLSVIFSPFEPLSTALRPFLGDYAAGAETVAVLLGPVLLGTLGVYLGVFPHWQSVRDIDQSMRDAAKSFLKAALLFLLTVALTLTLVVAVPWPMQLVVATAALLAVPALMPAVVMLLADTRPLAETHPGLLADFETGDISVHVLEAKSAKVANALATGLPPWRHVFVSDYLLAELDAEQSRAILAHEFAHHQRYHIPVRIGGLFLYGTLWAGAVFLDVPYALWGGVLFLVPLLFGLFWVARRTERDADRIAAARTSPEAMASALWRLTELNLISGNRGGFASKRKNHPSTLRRVEALGVPPGPEKVAESETVVRPAKRPWVTGQQSPDSSWWLGVAVLPLQAALVAFLAAYNWTREPALSGLLVLLLGLLSGTLIVAPILTASLFFDARAVRDSDDEWDPSSYRYGAVGVLQFFAFAGGLVYLVTVPVSLYYLWKRGKLDWLATAHLRRVGEKIR, encoded by the coding sequence ATGGCCGGTAGTTCGGTGACGACTGGCGTCCTCTTCGTCGGGGCCTTCGCGGTGCTGCCCGCACCACTCTTCTACGCTGTCGGCGCGCTACTGCGGCGCAACCGCAGGACGGCGACGACGCAGGCGACCGGAATCCGGAAAGCTCGGCGGTTCGGCTACGGTCTGGTCCTCGTGTCGGCGCTGACACTGAGCGTCATCTTCTCGCCCTTCGAACCGCTCTCGACGGCACTTCGCCCGTTTCTCGGCGACTACGCCGCCGGGGCGGAGACCGTAGCCGTCCTGTTGGGACCCGTTCTCCTCGGCACCCTCGGCGTCTACCTCGGCGTCTTTCCACACTGGCAGTCGGTCCGCGATATCGACCAGTCGATGCGCGACGCGGCGAAGAGTTTCCTGAAAGCTGCACTCCTGTTTCTGCTCACGGTGGCCCTCACGCTCACGCTCGTCGTGGCCGTTCCGTGGCCGATGCAACTCGTCGTCGCCACGGCCGCACTGCTCGCCGTCCCCGCACTGATGCCAGCAGTCGTGATGCTCCTCGCCGACACGCGGCCGCTCGCGGAGACCCATCCGGGACTGCTCGCCGACTTCGAGACCGGCGACATCTCGGTTCACGTCCTCGAAGCGAAGAGCGCGAAAGTCGCCAACGCGCTGGCGACGGGACTGCCGCCGTGGCGGCACGTCTTCGTCAGCGACTACCTCTTGGCGGAACTCGACGCCGAACAGTCGCGGGCGATTCTGGCCCACGAGTTCGCACACCACCAGCGATACCACATCCCGGTTCGGATAGGCGGACTCTTCCTCTACGGGACTCTGTGGGCGGGTGCGGTCTTCCTTGACGTTCCCTACGCGCTGTGGGGCGGAGTGCTGTTCCTCGTTCCCCTCCTGTTCGGCCTGTTCTGGGTCGCCCGACGCACGGAGCGCGACGCCGACCGCATCGCCGCCGCGCGAACCAGTCCGGAAGCGATGGCGTCGGCACTGTGGCGACTCACGGAGTTGAACCTCATTTCGGGGAACCGTGGCGGGTTTGCCAGCAAGCGCAAGAACCACCCCTCGACGCTGCGCCGAGTGGAAGCCTTGGGCGTGCCGCCCGGTCCCGAGAAAGTCGCCGAATCGGAGACGGTGGTTCGCCCGGCGAAGCGGCCGTGGGTTACGGGCCAGCAGTCGCCCGATTCGAGTTGGTGGCTCGGCGTCGCAGTGTTACCATTACAGGCCGCGTTGGTCGCGTTTCTGGCCGCGTACAACTGGACGCGGGAACCGGCACTCTCGGGACTGCTGGTCCTCTTGTTGGGCCTACTGTCTGGGACGCTCATCGTCGCGCCGATTCTCACCGCAAGCCTGTTCTTCGACGCCCGCGCAGTCCGAGACAGCGACGACGAGTGGGACCCCAGTTCGTATCGCTACGGTGCGGTCGGCGTGTTGCAGTTTTTCGCCTTCGCTGGGGGTCTCGTGTATCTCGTGACTGTACCAGTCTCGCTCTACTACCTCTGGAAGCGCGGGAAACTGGATTGGCTGGCGACAGCCCATCTCAGACGAGTCGGCGAGAAAATCAGATGA
- a CDS encoding ABC transporter permease produces MSLVAVARKDFKDVRRAKLLWFVGGIYTLFAALFFYTGSGADADVRVQLWNMSGLAILIIPLVALVAAYLSVAGERESGSIRFLLSIPNDRKDVVFGKFLSRALLVSGAILFAFAVGGVLSAVLYPSLELATFVRVVAFVLYFTMAYVAIAVGISSLTATRSKAMAASIGYFFVFNVLWIQGSAFSAVGALRFVFEDTLGVQLSQNTEQFVQSLSPAVSYLQSLRLAFPDGFQGLPPVDPSTPFYLEPWFGLVILAAWIVLPLGLGYWRFERADLG; encoded by the coding sequence ATGAGTCTCGTCGCCGTCGCGCGCAAGGACTTCAAGGACGTTCGCCGCGCGAAACTGCTGTGGTTCGTCGGCGGTATCTACACGCTGTTCGCCGCGCTGTTCTTCTACACAGGGTCCGGCGCGGACGCAGACGTGCGCGTCCAGCTCTGGAACATGTCCGGCCTCGCGATTCTCATCATCCCGCTCGTCGCGCTGGTCGCGGCCTACCTCTCGGTCGCTGGCGAGCGAGAGTCCGGGAGCATCCGGTTCCTGCTCTCGATACCGAACGACCGCAAGGACGTCGTGTTCGGGAAGTTCCTCTCGCGGGCACTGCTCGTGAGCGGCGCGATTCTGTTCGCCTTCGCAGTCGGCGGCGTGCTGTCGGCCGTGCTGTACCCCTCGCTCGAACTCGCGACGTTCGTCCGCGTGGTCGCGTTCGTCCTCTACTTCACGATGGCCTACGTCGCCATCGCGGTCGGCATCTCGTCGCTGACCGCCACGCGCTCGAAGGCGATGGCCGCCTCCATCGGCTACTTCTTCGTCTTCAACGTCCTCTGGATTCAGGGCTCTGCGTTCTCGGCGGTCGGCGCGCTTCGCTTCGTCTTCGAAGACACGCTCGGCGTCCAACTCTCGCAGAACACCGAACAGTTCGTCCAGAGTCTGAGTCCCGCGGTGTCGTACCTCCAGTCGCTCCGACTGGCGTTCCCGGACGGCTTCCAAGGTCTGCCGCCGGTAGACCCGAGTACGCCGTTCTACCTCGAACCGTGGTTCGGCTTGGTCATCCTCGCGGCGTGGATAGTTCTGCCGCTCGGACTCGGCTACTGGCGCTTCGAGCGTGCCGACCTCGGATAA
- a CDS encoding S9 family peptidase, whose amino-acid sequence MTYEFERYLNVRNATGPSFGPDGERLSFRLDTTGTSQVWRLGEPNGWPQQLTFEDEPITLASWSPERDELVFSMDEGGNERAQLFRLDGDGETITPLTDTPEAKHYWGGWNSDGSQFAFASNRREQSVFDVYVQDRDATGDDAERVYEGDSWLSPVGWSPDDDRLAVIEMHSGSDYDVYVLDLETGELDHLTPHEEDVRYNAINWGPEGDALYLVTDRGEDTRYLARLDIDTLELDVVEEGGDWNVEGLTLDEDTGRFVYERNVDGYSELTVGELTGETTFREFPTPNLPRGVAGGVSFDPDAERFAIAATGSAENTNVFVVDVETGETERWTDAATAGIPTSSFVRPKLVHYESFDDREIPAFFSVPDDATPGETPVIVDIHGGPQAQRRPTFHAVKQYFLNRGYAYFEPNVRGSAGYGTAYTKLDDVDKRMDSVADIEAGVEWLHDQKAIDPDSVVAMGGSYGGFMVLACLTEYPDLWAAGVDIVGIANFVTFLENTGEWRREHREAEYGSLEDDRELLESISPIHKADRIDAPLLVLHGANDPRVPVGEAEQIVETVAERGVPVEKLIFEDEGHGFSKLENRIEAYTTVAEFLDEHV is encoded by the coding sequence ATGACGTACGAGTTCGAGCGATACCTCAACGTTCGGAACGCTACTGGTCCCTCCTTCGGTCCCGACGGGGAACGACTCTCGTTTCGATTAGACACCACGGGCACCTCGCAGGTGTGGCGACTCGGCGAACCGAACGGGTGGCCCCAGCAGTTGACCTTCGAGGACGAACCGATAACGCTCGCCTCGTGGTCACCAGAACGCGACGAACTCGTCTTCAGCATGGACGAGGGCGGCAACGAGCGCGCCCAGTTGTTCCGTCTCGACGGGGACGGCGAGACTATCACGCCGCTGACCGACACGCCAGAGGCAAAACACTACTGGGGCGGGTGGAACTCCGACGGGTCGCAGTTCGCGTTCGCGTCGAATCGCCGCGAACAGTCAGTGTTCGACGTGTACGTACAGGACCGCGACGCGACGGGCGACGACGCCGAACGCGTCTACGAGGGCGACAGTTGGCTCAGCCCGGTCGGCTGGAGTCCCGACGACGACCGCCTCGCCGTCATCGAGATGCACTCCGGGTCGGACTACGACGTGTACGTACTGGACCTCGAAACTGGCGAACTCGACCACCTGACCCCTCACGAAGAAGACGTTCGCTACAACGCCATCAACTGGGGACCGGAAGGCGACGCACTGTATCTCGTCACCGACCGCGGCGAAGACACCCGCTATCTTGCCCGACTGGACATCGACACGCTCGAACTCGACGTCGTCGAGGAGGGCGGCGACTGGAACGTCGAAGGACTCACGCTCGACGAGGACACTGGCCGATTCGTCTACGAGCGCAACGTAGACGGCTACAGCGAACTCACCGTCGGCGAACTGACCGGCGAGACGACGTTCCGGGAGTTCCCGACGCCGAATCTCCCGCGCGGCGTCGCCGGTGGCGTCAGTTTCGACCCGGACGCCGAGCGGTTCGCTATCGCCGCCACTGGGAGCGCCGAGAACACGAACGTCTTCGTCGTGGACGTGGAGACGGGCGAAACCGAACGCTGGACCGACGCCGCGACCGCTGGCATCCCCACGTCGTCGTTCGTCCGGCCGAAACTCGTCCACTACGAGTCGTTCGACGACAGGGAGATTCCCGCGTTCTTCTCGGTTCCGGACGACGCCACGCCGGGCGAGACGCCGGTCATCGTGGACATCCACGGCGGTCCCCAAGCCCAGCGCCGTCCCACGTTCCACGCGGTCAAACAGTACTTCCTGAACCGCGGGTACGCCTACTTCGAGCCAAACGTCCGCGGGTCGGCGGGCTACGGCACGGCCTACACGAAGTTAGACGACGTAGACAAGCGGATGGACTCGGTAGCAGACATCGAAGCGGGCGTCGAGTGGCTCCACGACCAGAAGGCAATCGACCCTGACAGCGTGGTCGCCATGGGCGGCTCGTACGGCGGCTTCATGGTGCTGGCCTGCCTCACGGAGTACCCCGACCTGTGGGCCGCTGGTGTCGATATCGTCGGCATCGCGAATTTCGTCACCTTTCTCGAAAACACCGGCGAGTGGCGGCGCGAACACCGCGAGGCGGAGTACGGGTCGCTCGAAGACGACCGAGAACTGCTCGAATCTATCAGCCCGATTCACAAAGCCGACCGCATCGACGCGCCCCTGCTCGTCCTCCACGGTGCGAACGACCCGCGCGTGCCCGTCGGGGAAGCCGAACAGATCGTCGAGACGGTTGCCGAGAGAGGCGTTCCCGTCGAGAAACTCATCTTCGAAGACGAGGGCCACGGCTTCTCGAAACTGGAGAATCGCATCGAGGCGTACACCACCGTTGCGGAATTCCTCGACGAACACGTCTGA
- a CDS encoding DUF7344 domain-containing protein, which translates to MSIEKLHRDEGEREESTREQKRQQSGNGSVAEKLGRESRVEDGTADSRNVARETVFEMLSNRRRRHVVHYLLRESGTVELRTLSRNVAAWENDKQVERVTSEERRRVYNALQQSHLPKMADAGVVQYDAARSTVAAAEDLDELQIYLEVVPGKEIPWSHYYLLLGVFCGSLTLAAGAGVPPFASVSGVPVAGIVAALFLVSAAAHVYVNRKMRLGAASRPPNTL; encoded by the coding sequence ATGTCAATTGAGAAGCTACACCGGGACGAGGGAGAGCGTGAGGAATCGACACGGGAACAGAAACGCCAGCAGTCGGGAAACGGGTCGGTGGCCGAGAAGTTGGGCCGCGAGAGTCGGGTCGAGGACGGAACTGCCGATTCGCGTAACGTCGCGCGCGAAACCGTGTTCGAGATGCTGAGCAATCGCCGTCGCAGACACGTCGTCCACTATCTGCTCCGCGAATCGGGAACCGTAGAGCTTCGAACGCTCTCGCGCAACGTCGCGGCGTGGGAGAACGACAAACAGGTCGAGAGGGTCACGTCCGAAGAGCGCAGGCGAGTGTACAACGCCCTTCAGCAGTCACATCTACCAAAAATGGCCGACGCTGGCGTCGTCCAGTACGACGCCGCTCGAAGCACCGTCGCGGCCGCCGAGGACCTCGACGAACTACAGATATATCTCGAAGTCGTCCCCGGCAAGGAGATTCCGTGGAGCCACTACTATCTCCTGCTGGGGGTGTTCTGCGGTTCGTTGACGCTGGCCGCTGGGGCCGGAGTGCCGCCGTTCGCTTCGGTTTCGGGCGTCCCAGTCGCAGGCATCGTCGCGGCGCTGTTCCTCGTCTCGGCCGCGGCCCACGTCTACGTGAACCGAAAGATGCGCCTCGGCGCGGCGAGTCGTCCGCCGAACACGTTGTAG
- a CDS encoding ABC transporter ATP-binding protein — MSAIETSGLTKRFGEDVLAVDSLDLQVEEGEIFGFLGPNGAGKSTTINMLLDFLRPTEGTATVLGYDAQRETDEIRQRIGVLPEGAALYDRLTGREHVEWVIETKDTNDDADAILNHVGLEPDARDRRAGGYSKGMGQRLGLGMALVGDPDLLILDEPSSGLDPNGIQEMRELLRNEAENGTTVFFSSHILSEVEAVCDRVGIMNRGNLVAKDSIEALRDSAESGASITLTVESVPQSLDVAGLDGVTDVSIDGTTITATCADPAMKVDVVRHVARVATVLDIHSEEESLENLFNAYTGGDPDGSTVEKQEVTA, encoded by the coding sequence ATGTCAGCGATAGAAACATCCGGGCTTACGAAGCGGTTCGGCGAGGACGTCCTCGCCGTCGATTCGCTCGACCTTCAGGTCGAGGAAGGCGAGATATTCGGCTTCCTTGGCCCGAACGGTGCCGGAAAGTCCACGACCATCAACATGCTACTGGACTTCCTGCGGCCGACAGAAGGAACCGCGACGGTGCTGGGCTACGACGCCCAACGAGAAACCGACGAGATTCGCCAGCGCATCGGCGTGCTGCCGGAAGGCGCGGCGCTCTACGACCGCCTGACCGGCCGCGAACACGTCGAGTGGGTCATCGAGACGAAAGACACGAACGACGACGCCGACGCCATCTTGAACCACGTCGGACTCGAACCCGACGCCCGCGACCGGCGCGCTGGCGGCTACTCGAAAGGGATGGGCCAGCGACTCGGACTCGGGATGGCGCTGGTCGGCGACCCCGACCTACTGATTCTGGACGAACCGTCCTCGGGACTGGACCCGAACGGGATTCAGGAGATGCGAGAACTGCTCAGAAACGAAGCAGAGAACGGCACGACCGTCTTCTTCTCCAGCCACATCCTCAGCGAAGTCGAAGCAGTCTGTGACCGCGTCGGCATCATGAACCGTGGCAACCTCGTCGCGAAAGACTCTATCGAGGCGCTCCGCGACTCCGCGGAGAGTGGGGCGTCCATCACGCTCACCGTCGAGAGTGTCCCCCAGAGCCTCGACGTTGCCGGACTCGACGGTGTGACGGACGTGTCCATCGACGGGACGACTATCACGGCGACCTGTGCCGACCCGGCGATGAAGGTAGACGTGGTGCGACACGTCGCCCGCGTGGCGACGGTGCTCGACATCCACTCCGAAGAGGAGTCGCTCGAAAACCTGTTCAACGCCTACACTGGTGGCGACCCCGACGGCTCCACGGTCGAGAAACAGGAGGTGACGGCATGA
- a CDS encoding winged helix-turn-helix domain-containing protein: MSEDWELTDVVSLLDDEYARAILRETSIEPMSASTLSERCDASLPTIYRRVNALTDADLLTERTELDGGGDHYSVYAGRLDRLTIDLDDGTFDLDVSLTEDDPADRFTDLFEGLR, encoded by the coding sequence GTGAGCGAGGATTGGGAGTTGACCGACGTCGTCTCGCTGTTGGACGACGAGTACGCCCGCGCAATCCTCCGCGAAACGAGTATCGAACCTATGTCCGCAAGCACGCTAAGCGAACGGTGCGACGCTTCTCTCCCCACTATCTACCGACGAGTCAACGCGCTCACCGACGCCGACCTGCTGACCGAGCGCACGGAACTGGACGGCGGCGGCGACCACTACAGCGTCTACGCCGGGCGCCTCGACAGACTCACCATCGACTTGGACGACGGCACCTTCGACCTCGACGTGTCGCTGACCGAAGACGACCCCGCCGACCGCTTCACGGACTTGTTCGAGGGGTTGCGCTGA
- a CDS encoding sensor domain-containing protein, producing MSTRVATGAPPLLARFLAVVARGQTYRNLLYLLIAFPLGTFYFVLLTSGFSVGLGLLITVVGAPLLVTLLVVTVPLAKVERWLAVHLLGVEIPVPDDPERPSGLWNRLVALLTSVRHWKGMLYLASKFFLGLFSFLLVVILGAISASLVTAPFYYADPNTQIVALAPIFDVVTPVAESTGVSLYQTPRLLVTADLVVVDTLPEALAMSLAGIALGLVSLHVCNFVARLYGAFTRFMLRGRRESGTFGTAK from the coding sequence GTGTCAACGAGAGTCGCTACCGGTGCGCCACCCCTGCTCGCTCGCTTTCTCGCGGTCGTCGCGCGGGGACAGACGTATCGGAACCTGCTGTATCTGCTGATAGCGTTCCCGCTCGGGACGTTCTACTTCGTCCTCCTGACCAGCGGGTTCTCGGTGGGTCTCGGACTCCTGATAACCGTCGTCGGGGCACCGCTGTTGGTGACACTGCTCGTCGTCACCGTCCCGCTGGCGAAGGTCGAACGCTGGTTAGCAGTGCATCTACTCGGCGTCGAAATTCCGGTTCCCGACGACCCCGAGCGACCGTCCGGTCTCTGGAACCGTCTCGTCGCGCTCCTGACGAGCGTCCGCCACTGGAAGGGCATGCTGTATCTCGCCAGCAAGTTCTTCCTCGGCCTGTTCTCGTTCCTCCTCGTCGTGATTCTGGGCGCGATTTCGGCGTCACTCGTCACTGCACCGTTCTACTACGCCGACCCGAACACCCAAATCGTCGCGCTCGCCCCCATCTTCGACGTGGTGACGCCCGTCGCGGAATCGACCGGCGTGTCGCTCTATCAGACGCCGCGTCTGCTCGTCACTGCCGACCTCGTCGTCGTCGATACACTCCCGGAGGCGCTCGCCATGTCACTCGCTGGTATCGCGCTCGGCCTCGTCTCGCTCCACGTGTGTAACTTCGTCGCGCGTCTGTACGGCGCGTTCACGCGGTTCATGCTCCGCGGGCGACGCGAGAGCGGGACGTTCGGAACTGCGAAGTGA
- a CDS encoding NAD(P)-dependent glycerol-1-phosphate dehydrogenase, translating to MFEKTTWIRLPRNVLVGHGVLDDTVEAVSELHLHGRPLVVTSPTPRKVAAERVVADFEETGEDPVVVEIEEATFGAVERVLEIAEETDPGYLVGVGGGKAIDIAKMASDDLGRGFVSVPTAASHDGIVSGRGSVPEGDTRHSVAAEPPLAVVADTEILADAPWRLTTAGCADIISNYTAVKDWRLANRLQNVEYSHYSAALAEMTAEMLVENADSVKEGLEESAWIVVKALVSSGVAMSIADSSRPASGAEHLFSHQLDRMVPGAALHGHQVGVGTIVAEYLHGGNWEGVRDALATIGAPTTADELGIDDRTVVEALTSAHEIRDRYTILGNGMSEAAAVEAVETTGVI from the coding sequence ATGTTCGAGAAAACTACGTGGATACGCCTGCCGCGGAACGTGTTGGTGGGCCACGGCGTCCTCGACGACACCGTCGAGGCCGTCTCGGAACTCCACCTGCACGGCCGACCGCTGGTCGTCACCAGTCCGACGCCGCGGAAGGTGGCCGCCGAGCGCGTCGTCGCGGACTTCGAGGAGACGGGCGAAGACCCCGTCGTCGTGGAAATCGAGGAAGCGACGTTCGGTGCAGTCGAACGCGTTCTCGAAATCGCCGAGGAGACCGACCCCGGCTACCTCGTCGGCGTCGGCGGCGGGAAAGCCATCGACATCGCGAAGATGGCCAGCGACGACCTCGGACGGGGGTTCGTCTCGGTGCCGACCGCCGCGAGCCACGATGGCATCGTCTCTGGTCGTGGGTCAGTTCCGGAGGGCGACACCCGCCATAGCGTCGCGGCCGAACCGCCACTCGCTGTCGTCGCCGACACCGAAATTCTGGCCGACGCGCCGTGGCGACTGACGACTGCTGGCTGTGCCGACATCATCTCGAACTACACAGCCGTCAAGGACTGGCGGTTAGCGAATCGACTCCAGAACGTCGAGTATTCGCACTACTCGGCCGCACTCGCTGAGATGACCGCCGAGATGTTGGTCGAGAACGCCGATTCGGTGAAGGAGGGTCTCGAAGAGTCGGCGTGGATAGTCGTCAAGGCGCTCGTCTCCTCCGGCGTGGCGATGTCCATCGCAGACTCCTCGCGGCCCGCCAGCGGCGCGGAGCATCTGTTCTCCCACCAACTCGACCGCATGGTCCCCGGCGCGGCGCTCCACGGCCATCAGGTCGGCGTCGGCACCATCGTCGCGGAGTACCTCCACGGCGGTAACTGGGAGGGGGTCAGAGACGCGCTCGCCACTATCGGTGCGCCGACGACTGCTGACGAGTTGGGAATCGACGACCGGACTGTGGTCGAAGCACTCACTTCGGCCCACGAGATTCGGGACCGCTACACGATTCTCGGCAATGGAATGAGCGAAGCGGCGGCCGTCGAAGCGGTGGAGACGACGGGCGTCATCTGA